CTCTCGCAGTACTATGTCGCGGCGAGTCAGGAGCTGGAACATCGGGCTGACGCCCATGCGGAGGTCGCTCGAACGGGACGGTCACGGCGCCGGTGACCAGCGAGAGCCTGCAGTTAGCAAAAGAGGAACGCCTTCAATAGGAGGACCTATGAACCTCTCAACTATTTCACGTGCGATCGTGCTGATAATTCCGATTCTGTTGGTGTTGAACGGGTGCGGGAGAGTGGTCGATCCGGGGAAACGCGGTCTCCGCTGGCGCCCGTTGACCGAGGGCTTGATGAAGGAGCCGCTCCGGGACGGGTTCTATTGGCGCGCGCCGTGGAACGACGTGTTCGAGTATGACGTCCGGTATCAGAGTTTTACCGAAAAAGTCGATGTCCTGACCGCCGACGATCTCTCGGTCACGGTGCAGGCGGCGATCACAATGCGCCCGACTGCGGAGGAAATCTACTTTCTCGCTCAAGAGGTGGGGCACAACTGGTACCAGCAGCTCGTGCGGCCGCAGTTCCTGTCGGCGGTGCGGGGGGTCGTCGCCCAATATACGATGGTGACGCTCCCCGAGCGGAGCAGCGAAATCGGGAACAAGATCGAAGCGGTAATGGTCGAGTCGCTCAAAGGGCGGCATCTCGACGTCTACAGTGTGGCCTTGTCCGAGAT
This genomic stretch from Nitrospira defluvii harbors:
- a CDS encoding prohibitin family protein — its product is MNLSTISRAIVLIIPILLVLNGCGRVVDPGKRGLRWRPLTEGLMKEPLRDGFYWRAPWNDVFEYDVRYQSFTEKVDVLTADDLSVTVQAAITMRPTAEEIYFLAQEVGHNWYQQLVRPQFLSAVRGVVAQYTMVTLPERSSEIGNKIEAVMVESLKGRHLDVYSVALSEIEFSKMVLHAIEQKQAKEQEKEQKEFELVIAERNAEIARIHAKGEGDSLRIRAEGEGESLRIRATGQSQAQEIITKTLTPDYLKFKLYESPNAKMIIVPDKLDVPIIVNPGADRPR